The following nucleotide sequence is from Candidatus Stygibacter australis.
TTGACCAATTACTGGCTTAAGATCAATTTAACTTACTGATATATTTTCTGCTTAAGCTCTGGTATCCTCCAGGATTTTATTTAATGCTTCTATTGTCTCAGTATTATTTTGATGCCAGATCGTTTTTGCACCAAGTTTCTCAGCAACTTCTGTATTGATTTTCACATCATCAATGAATATTGAATCCTGCCAATCAAAATCATATCTGCTTACTGCTTCCTGATATACACGAATATCGGGTTTAATATATCCCAGTCTGCTGGTAATCATGATATTTTCCATCTCAAAAATATGCAGTTTCAGATACTTATCCCAGATATAAGGGAAATGCAGTTCGTCATTATTAGAAAGTATCATTAATCTGTGCTCTGATGTTAATCTCGGTACGATATCCAATAACTCATCATTTGCCCAGAAAACATCACACCAGGCATCTTTAAAATCTTCAGCATCCATATCCGGTTTATATATCGCCTGCAATTCCTTCAGAAAATCTTCTGTAGTCATCGCCCCACACTCAAAAGCAAAAATCGGACCATGCGCTTCCTTTAGTGATCTTTCATATCTTTTATATCCCAGTTTCTCAAAGAAAAGCTCAAAGTCATAATTTATCAGTACATTGCCCAGATCAAATATGATATTTTTCATTGTTTTTCCAATATAATTGTTACAGGTCCATCATTAACCAAACTCACTTTCATGTCTGCTCCAAATCTGCCTGTTTGGGCAGTAATTCCTAAACTGTTTACTACATGCACAAATTCATCGAATTGCTTTTCCGCAATTTCCGGCAGAGCTGCCTGATCAAAACCCGGACGTCTCCCCCGCTGGCAATCCGCATAAAGTGTGAATTGAGAGACCAGCAGAATTTCACCTCCAATATCCTGCAAACCAAGGTTCATTTTCTGGTTTTCATCCTCAAAAATCCTGAGATCAACTGTCTTATTTGCCAACCACTCAATAGATGAGCCATCATCATTTTTACCAATTCCTACCAGCACCAGCAAACCTTTTCCAATCCTGGCTATTACTTCTCCTGCCACTTCCACCTGGGCAGATAGCACTCTCTGGATAACCAGTCGCATCAGCTCTCCAGGTAATTTTCGGGAAACATCAATCTTTCCACCTGCTCAATTGTTATATGCAGGATCAGCATATGCAGCTCCTGTATCCTGTCTGTTGTTATTCCAGGAACAATTATCTGCAATTCTGCCATGTCCTTGAGATCTCCCCCATCTTTTCCAAGCAGTGCTGCCGTCCGCAAATGCTGTTGATCAGCTTTCTTCATTGCTTTTAGTACATTTTCAGAATTCCCACTCGTTGATAAGCCAATAAAAACATCTCTTGCTTTACCCCAGCCTTCCACGCTGCGGGAAAATATTTCTGAAAAACCATAATCATTTCCCACACAGGTGATATG
It contains:
- a CDS encoding HAD-IA family hydrolase, yielding MKNIIFDLGNVLINYDFELFFEKLGYKRYERSLKEAHGPIFAFECGAMTTEDFLKELQAIYKPDMDAEDFKDAWCDVFWANDELLDIVPRLTSEHRLMILSNNDELHFPYIWDKYLKLHIFEMENIMITSRLGYIKPDIRVYQEAVSRYDFDWQDSIFIDDVKINTEVAEKLGAKTIWHQNNTETIEALNKILEDTRA
- the dtd gene encoding D-aminoacyl-tRNA deacylase, producing the protein MRLVIQRVLSAQVEVAGEVIARIGKGLLVLVGIGKNDDGSSIEWLANKTVDLRIFEDENQKMNLGLQDIGGEILLVSQFTLYADCQRGRRPGFDQAALPEIAEKQFDEFVHVVNSLGITAQTGRFGADMKVSLVNDGPVTIILEKQ
- the gmhA gene encoding D-sedoheptulose 7-phosphate isomerase, with amino-acid sequence MDSIKKALKTASQLTEQLVESEAVLEFIEDLSRMIVDAFEEGGKVLICGNGGSAADAMHFAEEFTGRYRKDRQSLPVMALADPTHITCVGNDYGFSEIFSRSVEGWGKARDVFIGLSTSGNSENVLKAMKKADQQHLRTAALLGKDGGDLKDMAELQIIVPGITTDRIQELHMLILHITIEQVERLMFPENYLES